The following are encoded in a window of Hippoglossus stenolepis isolate QCI-W04-F060 chromosome 10, HSTE1.2, whole genome shotgun sequence genomic DNA:
- the rd3l gene encoding protein RD3-like, translating to MPLFSWMKWSHVTKVQTQNEAPPLKSSEVVPSRRLIRELLWHVEEREQLARELEQEHRLAHSSPGLQWFQKYHRLRTLIPTSELYQLEFLCAQIPPIHAAAVLSRFREVLATNNIRPWELVSVFKQVLRDFVNHKQYEEEYDFSGQSAQLRPMEAWTSRYKMRQGFVTTTIPNCGDCPREEIPTISGYVDWAMQHSSSFSGYSDWEHPYNYPASLRPNGTYSTTL from the exons ATGCCCCTGTTCAGCTGGATGAAGTGGTCTCATGTGACAAAAGTGCAGACTCAGAATGAAGCGCCACCTCTTAAGAGCTCAGAGGTTGTGCCCAGCCGCAGGTTGATCAGAGAGCTCCTGTGGCATGTAGAGGAACGTGAACAACTGGCACGGGAATTGGAGCAAGAGCACAGGTTGGCCCACAGCTCTCCGGGGCTCCAATGGTTCCAGAAGTACCATCGGTTACGGACTCTCATCCCCACATCAGAGCTTTACCAGCTAGAGTTCCTGTGTGCCCAGATACCACCGATCCATGCAGCCGCAGTCCTTTCCAG GTTTCGTGAGGTGCTGGCCACTAACAACATAAGACCCTGGGAGCTGGTGTCTGTCTTCAAGCAGGTGCTGAGAGACTTTGTGAACCATAAGCAATATGAGGAAGAGTACGACTTCTCAGGTCAGTCGGCACAGCTCAGACCAATGGAGGCTTGGACCAGCCGCTATAAAATGAGGCAGGGCTTTGTCACGACTACCATCCCCAACTGTGGAGACTGCCCAAGGGAGGAGATCCCAACAATCTCTGGATATGTGGACTGGGCCATGCAGCACTCCAGTTCATTCTCAGGTTACAGTGACTGGGAGCATCCATATAACTATCCAGCATCTCTCAGGCCCAACGGGACATACAGCACTACACTGTGA
- the kif15 gene encoding kinesin-like protein KIF15-B — translation MSAMNTSRRGSADSSQLVASGDSDSIKVFVRVRPLTWGTGLTTDGDQSLCLTVTSPNTIRLLSKPEPRTFTYDHVADMDTSQDSVFSSVAKNIVESCMNGYNGTIFAYGQTGSGKTFTMLGPSELDNFIDEHRGVIPRSFEYLFFLINREVEQSAHSKSFLCKCSFIEIYNEQIYDLLDTASASLFMRENIKKGVFVEGAVEKFVNSAAEAYQVLSMGWRNRRVASTSMNRESSRSHAVFTMTLESKESINEVVNMRMSQLNLVDLAGSERQKDTHTEGSRLKEASSINRSLMCLGQVIMALVDVSNGKSRHICYRDSKLTFLLRDSLGGNAKTYIIANVHPGSKCFGETLSTLQFAQRAKLIKNKAIINEDTQGNVRQLQAEVKKLKEQLAQAHASQGVEYGRDIAPGGPELPMGSSLDIQHDFSYKTKFMAAVRLWTKREEDKRMLLQKVAQLEEAWTQKDKFIHSSRMIVRFREDHISRLEKKMKAGQNLLSDKDSQALIDQLKEEIKILRDQVEHHPKMTRYAAENFSLREENRHLRSLESVVNAKEVVVQVSAELEEDFQAAMESERATETPVASSTPLAADSVSTSTIEKLKAQLLQKQSDLTSALQAFEEYREITKKQLSQLESEKRYLDKSNRHLENILEATNAYKKREVSELNRIHVETLKILTTPTKAYNLRSCFMPLCSPDHLNGTDNIAEDIRDEQPPSDMTEMALTEELRHVQEQTSCVQSQLNEEELKNSKLLQQIAKFEEQIAVISQESDQKDEQLSAERAKRNRYQLSLQETVIELKQSLQSEQQASDVLRSEIHDLRLVLQSSDKELAAVRDKLRYGRSEQQREMSQLSNSLISTQLQLDKVQLEWEQLLEQHRTLQDSFDQIQAETKFEADQARQQLQDRQQEIDKLKAQLMELNNSLQNEQEHTSTLISQMRENKESSSKELTETVEQNTQLRKQVSDLTAQNQQQATKLVDLEQNLTSTSEVVKGLEQKIEQNKVVVLDLINQTRDLRIELIQKEQTITHLSEDVTDITAKFNAACLEREDMREQNSKMQTEMCDLKETLDRSVASNKIEVEVLQEELTYATEEVGRLTKVLDDQNSLLQASQEQTAQMDVTIQNLQQKVQQQQDVVEKTIRNGSLKPLVETTVTPKSLPWIPHTPGSFNRDLTQVLESQERELENRRSSMMTMEILLAELNAERTAKNEEIARLKMQLTEKEMVRMEIQALLDKFYTKQSQLTQNGNDHEDLNDAIKQSINKELQEERAEKNNITRTLTNTQKKLQAQESMLAQSQICVQELTSELRNRCLELRELSQRIQDDEKLFQENEVLRKQNVKLSEENGKLVGHKNHKQRIEYLVKLKMNNTQLQAENEKLLSEISLMRENGCPPLEIL, via the exons ATGTCAGCGATGAACACCAGTCGAAGAG GATCGGCCGATTCATCCCAGCTTGTTGCCAG TGGTGACAGCGATTCCATCAAAGTCTTTGTGCGAGtgcgacctctgacctggggCACTGGACTGACCACAGATGGAGATCAGAGTCTGTGTCTCACCGTCACCTCACCCAACACCATCCGTCTGCTCTCCAAACCAGAGCCGAGAACCTTCACCTATGACCATGTGGCTGATATGGACACATCTCAG GACTCTGTATTCTCCAGTGTGGCTAAGAATATTGTGGAGTCTTGCATGAATGGATACAATGGCACTATATTTGCCTA TGGACAAACCGGCTCAGGGAAAACATTCACCATGCTTG GACCATCTGAGTTGGATAACTTCATAGATGAACACCGTGGGGTTATCCCTCGAAGTTTTGAGTACCTGTTTTTTCTCATAAACAGAGAAGTGGAACAG TCTGCCCATTCTAAGAGTTTCCTCTGcaaatgttcatttattgaGATATACAATGAACAAATTTACGACCTCCTGGACACCGCGTCAGCCAGTCTTTTCATGAGGGAGAATATCAAGAAGGGTGTGTTTGTTGAGGGAGCGGTGGAGAAGTTTGTCAACTCAGCCGCTGAAGCTTACCAG gTTCTGTCTATGGGCTGGCGTAATCGACGAGTGGCCTCCACCTCTATGAACCGCGAGTCTTCCAGATCTCATGCTGTGTTTACCATGACTTTGGAGTCCAAAGAGTCCATCAATGAGGTGGTGAACATGCGAATGTCTCAGCTGAACCTGGTGGATCTGGCAGGATCCGAGAGGCagaaagatacacacacagaaggcTCCAGACTCAAG gagGCCAGTAGTATCAATCGTTCCCTCATGTGTCTTGGTCAGGTGATCATGGCCCTGGTGGACGTGTCCAATGGGAAGAGCCGCCACATCTGCTACAGGGACTCTAAACTCACCTTCTTGCTCAGG GACTCTCTTGGAGGAAATGCAAAGACTTATATCATAGCCAATGTCCACCCTGGTTCAAAGTGTTTTGGAGAAACATTGTCGACCTTGCAGTTCGCTCAGAGGGCAAAGCTGATCAAGAACAAG GCGATCATCAATGAAGATACACAGGGAAATGTGAGGCAGTTACAGGCTGAGGTGAAGAAGCTCAAGGAGCAGCTTGCACAGGCACATGCTTCTCAGGGAGTGGAGTATGGGAGAGATATCGCACCAGGAGGACCTGAACTGCCCATGG GCTCTTCCTTAGACATTCAACATGACTtttcatataaaacaaagtttatgGCGGCTGTTCGTCTGTGGACGAAGCGAGAAGAGGACAAGAGG ATGCTGCTCCAGAAGGTGGCTCAGCTCGAGGAGGCCTGGACACAAAAAGACAAGTTCATCCATTCTAGCCGAATGATTGTCAGGTTTCGAGAAGACCACATCTCTCGTCTCGAGAAAAAAATGAAGGCAGGACAAAACCTCCTGTCTGACAAGGACTCTCAGGCTCTGATTGACCAGCTGAAAGAAGAGATTAAGATCTTGAGAGAtcag GTTGAACATCACCCAAAGATGACTCGATATGCAGCCGAAAACTTCAGCCTGAGAGAGGAGAACCGGCACCTGCGTTCTCTTGAATCAGTGGTGAATGCTAAAGAAGTTGTAGTCCAAGTTTCGGCTGAATTGGAAGAGGACTTCCAGGCGGCCATGGAGTCAGAAAGAGCCACAGAGA CTCCAGTAGCCTCCTCAACCCCTTTGGCCGCAGACAGTGTTTCAACATCTACAATTGAGAAGCTAAAGGCTCAACTGCTTCAGAAACAGTCCGACCTCACATCTGCGCTTCAGGCATTTGAGGAGTACAGAGAAATCACCAA GAAACAGTTGTCTCAGCTGGAGTCTGAAAAAAGATACCTGGACAAGTCCAACAGgcatttggaaaatattttgGAAGCCACGAACGCTTACAAGAAACGGGAGGTCTCTGAGCTGAACAGAATTCACGTTGAAACTTTAAAG ATTCTCACCACGCCCACAAAAGCATACAACTTGCGGTCCTGTTTCATGCCTCTGTGCAGCCCGGACCACCTGAACGGGACAGACAACATTGCAGAAGACATTAGGGATGAGCAGCCTCCGTCAGACATGACTGAGATGGCCTTGACTGAGGAACTGCGCCATGTGCAA GAGCAAACCAGCTGTGTCCAGTCTCAGCTGAATGAGGAGGAACTAAAGAACAGCAAGCTGTTGCAGCAAATTGCAAAATTTGAAGAGCAGATCGCTGTGATATCACAAGAGTCTGACCAGAAGGATGAG CAACTTTCTGCAGAGAGAGCGAAAAGGAACAGATATCAGCTCAGCCTGCAAGAAACTGTCATTGAGCTCAAACAAAGCCTTCAGTCTGAACAGCAAGCCTCAGACG TCCTGAGGAGTGAGATCCATGATCTACGCCTGGTGCTGCAGTCGTCCGATAAGGAGCTGGCTGCTGTTAGGGACAAGTTAAGATACGGCCGGAGCGAGCAGCAGCGAGAGATGAGCCAGCTCTCCAACAGTCTGATCAGCACACAGCTCCAACTTGACAAAGTCCA GCTGGAGTGGGAGCAGCTTCTGGAGCAGCATCGGACTCTGCAGGATTCATTTGACCAGATTCAAGCTGAGACTAAGTTTGAGGCTGATCAGGCAAGACAGCAGTTGCAGgacaggcagcaggagattgacAAACTGAAAGCACAGCTCATG GAATTGAATAACTCTCTGCAAAACGAGCAAGAGCACACCAGCACCCTGATCTCacagatgagagaaaacaaagaaagttcATCAAA AGAACTCACTGAAACTGTGGAGCAGAACACGCAGCTCAGAAAACAAGTCTCGGACCTAACGGCACAAAACCAACAACAG GCAACAAAACTTGTCGATCTTGAGCAAAATCTAACCTCTACCAGTGAAGTCGTAAAGGGCTTGGAGCAAAAGATTGAACAGAATAAA GTTGTTGTTCTAGATCTGATTAATCAGACCAGAGACCTCCGCATTGAGCTGATCCAGAAGGAGCAGACCATTACCCACCTGTCTGAAGATGTCACAGACATCACA GCCAAGTTCAATGCTGCCTGCCTTGAAAGGGAGGATATGAGGGAACAAAACTCTAAGatgcaaacagaaatgtgtgaCCTGAAAGAAACCTTAGACAGAAGTGTGGCATCCAACAAGATAGAG GTGGAGGTGTTGCAGGAGGAGTTGACTTATGCCACCGAGGAGGTTGGGAGACTCACTAAGGTCTTAGATGATCAGAATAGCCTCCTCCAAGCATCTCAAGAGCAAACAGCCCAGATGGATGTCACGATACAGAATCTACAGCAGAAG GTGCAACAGCAGCAAGACGTTGTTGAGAAAACGATCAGAAATGGAAGTTTAAAACCCCTTGTTGAGACGACAGTCACACCTAAATCCTTGCCTTGG ATACCTCACACTCCAGGCAGCTTCAACAGGGATCTGACCCAGGTGCTTGAGAGTCaggagagggagctggagaaTCGCCGCTCCTCCATGATGACCATGGAGATTCTTTTAGCAGAGCTGAATGCTGAGAGAACGGCCAAGAATGAAGAGATCGCAAGGCTGAAG ATGCAGCTCACTGAGAAAGAGATGGTCCGGATGGAGATCCAGGCCTTGCTTGACAAGTTTTATACCAAGCAGAGTCAGCTGACACAGAATGGAAATGATCA TGAGGACCTTAATGATGCCATTAAACAGTCTATTAAtaaagagctgcaggaggagcgaGCAGAGAAG AACAACATAACACGGACGCTGACTAATACTCAAAAAAA ACTGCAGGCGCAGGAGTCCATGTTGGCTCAGTCTCAGATCTGCGTTCAGGAGCTGACCTCTGAGCTGAGGAACCGTTGTTTAGAGCTGAGAGAGCTGAGCCAGCGGATACAGGACGACGAGAAACTTTTCCAG gagaATGAGGTTCTCCGTAAGCAGAACGTGAAGCTGTCGGAGGAGAATGGAAAACTTGTTGGACATAAGAACCACAAACAGAGGATTGAATATCTGGTGAAGCTAAAAATGAACAACACGCAACTTCAAGCG gaaaacGAAAAGCTCCTATCAGAGATTAGCTTGATGCGAGAAAATGGATGTCCACCGCTGGAGATCTTGTAA
- the tacc3 gene encoding transforming acidic coiled-coil-containing protein 3: protein MSSVAVNDENRGVCPGGKHNSSITDIFDLDQPTGRPSILRQSENLPSKTVPKGMKVCFQTPRRDPMTKRLVQSPSKSAKMTSVDECTKAMETLNIEKINPLPQEVPEHPDEPKLEVSSYPDDEMPIQSKGGYQLDFDNLEAMNPFQGTNNMVLSPAKPDGENSPPDQKVSQQTQPEDVLEETDKVLDETLPFAPSVENSLVDVSANISSTESSVVTLANVPAVEEQDSCSAMPEEQPAEMSPKAVQDKTQEIFVEDAPLPSKGSYCFDFDNLDEMNPFQTGGAKMQKSPVLGRKLPDNDPPIEEPQVKENKPADIVDVPEVAPKLPPQPDVKPIAAVVPMSTNAAKPPSAESQPDAAPVKEGPIKLEFNFDDGSEVKKKPPPKRFGKRPPGAKSKAEKPVSDVKTQKETSVKPDAGDVVEVPVPKSSYSFDFEKFDDPNFNPFGTKTGMNNTPVCSPVLTETAIPEQTEKPAEEEAVSPACAVESVPAAEPSPVQTSAPALNKETAQSLPQVSEPFQPEQKSEPPMFEFNDNFVPGAMFMANDLDGQMDYLEQFGSSRFKESALRKQSLYLKFDPLLRESPKKSTAAAEAGQTHGPRPAAFASRLETQQMAGKDATNAPRDCDFKLFDPTAPATPIFESLVPSYPQQANTDEAIIDVLKYSQKDMDAAIAKVQAESKEKEQQWSEKYKKVLDDGQEMRKIIAEFELMIAKIMSDQEREREVAQTKLSEALLEKEQTSSDLNAMERSFSELFKRLEKYKDVIEGYKKNEETLKACAQDYLVRIKKEEQRYQTLKAHAEEKIGLANAEIAEVRSKFNSEVSALQAQLRREQLKVHSLEKSLDQKGKEAEELTKLCDELITKVQKG, encoded by the exons ATGAGTTCCGTTGCGGTGAATGATGAGAATCGAGGGGTCTGCCctggaggaaaacacaacagctcaatTACCGACATATTTGACCTGGATCAGCCGACCGGGAGGCCGTCCATCCTGCGTCAGTCAGAGAACCTGCCCAGCAAGACTGTGCCGAAGGGGATGAAG GTTTGTTTTCAGACCCCAAGAAGAGACCCTATGACCAAGAGACTTGTCCAATCTCCAAGCAAGTCTGCGAAGATGACCAGTGTGGACGAGTGCACAAAGGCAATGGAGactttaaatatagaaaaaataaa TCCTTTACCACAAGAGGTCCCTGAGCACCCTGATGAGCCCAAACTGG AAGTGTCGTCTTATCCTGATGACGAAATGCCAATACAAAGCAAAGGAGGCTATCAGCTGGATTTTGACAACCTGGAAGCCATGAATCCGTTTCAGGGAACCAATAACATGGTTCTCTCTCCTGCAAAGCCCGATGGTGAAAACTCTCCCCCAGACCAAAAGGTGTCTCAACAAACACAGCCAGAAGATGTCTTGGAGGAGACGGACAAGGTCTTAGATGAGACACTTCCCTTTGCTCCGTCCGTGGAAAATTCACTGGTTGACGTCTCTGCCAACATCAGCTCCACAGAGAGCAGTGTGGTCACATTGGCGAATGTCCCAGCAGTTGAGGAACAAGATTCGTGTTCTGCAATGCCCGAAGAACAACCTGCTGAAATGTCTCCAAAGGCTGttcaagacaaaacacaagaaatcTTTGTGGAGGACGCCCCTCTGCCATCGAAAGGCTCATATTGCTTTGATTTTGACAACCTTGATGAAATGAATCCTTTCCAAACTGGTGGCGCTAAGATGCAGAAGTCCCCTGTCCTCGGGAGAAAGCTGCCAGACAATGATCCCCCTATCGAGGAGCCACaggtgaaggaaaacaaacctgcagaTATTGTTGATGTTCCTGAGGTCGCTCCGAAGTTGCCTCCTCAGCCTGATGTGAAACCCATCGCTGCAGTTGTCCCAATGTCCACTAACGCAGCCAAGCCTCCGTCTGCTGAATCTCAGCCAGATGCGGCCCCAGTTAAGGAAGGCCCAATCAAACTCGAGTTCAATTTCGACGACGGAAGCGAGGTCAAAAAGAAACCACCACCCAAGAGGTTTGGCAAAAGGCCACCCGGTGCAAAATCCAAAGCAGAAAAGCCAGTGTCGGATGTCAAAACGCAAAAGGAAACTTCAGTGAAGCCCGATGCCGGCGACGTGGTCGAAGTTCCAGTTCCCAAAAGCTCGTACTCATTTGACTTTGAAAAATTTGACGACCCAAACTTCAACCCGTTTGGCACCAAAACGGGCATGAATAACACTCCAGTGTGCAGCCCTGTGCTTACGGAAACTGCCATTCcagagcagacagagaagcCTGCGGAGGAGGAAGCTGTATCACCAGCCTG TGCGGTAGAGAGTGTCCCAGCGGCTGAACCCAGCCCTGTACAG ACTTCTGCCCCCGCACTCAACAAGGAAACCGCGCAGAGTCTCCCTCAGGTGTCCGAACCATTTCAACCTGAGCAGAAGTCAGAGCCTCCGATGTTTGAATTCAATGACAACTTTGTTCCTGGAGCAATGT TCATGGCCAATGATTTGGATGGACAAATGGACTACCTTGAACAGTTTGGGTCCAGCCGT TTCAAGGAATCTGCACTGAGGAAACAATCCTTGTATCTTAAATTCGACCCGCTCCTGAGAGAGAGTCCAAAGAAGTCCACAGCCGCCGCTGAAGCCGGTCAGACCCACGGGCCCCGTCCCGCGGCCTTTGCTTCACG ACTCGAAACTCAACAGATGGCAGGAAAAGACGCGACAAATGCACCACGGGACTGTGACTTCAAACTGTTTGATCCTACAGCACCA GCGACTCCAATCTTCGAGAGCCTCGTCCCATCCTACCCACAGCAGGCAAACACTGACGAGGCCATTATCGACGTGCTGAAGTACAGTCAGAAAGACATGGATGCAGCCATCGCCAAAGTCCAGGCGGAG TCaaaggagaaggagcagcaatggagtgaaaaatataaaaaagtacTTGATGATGGTCAAGAAATGAG GAAAATAATTGCAGAATTTGAGCTCATGATTGCAAAAATTATGT CCGatcaagagagggagagagaggtggccCAGACGAAGCTGAGCGAGGCTCtgctggagaaggagcagacGTCCAGCGACCTGAATGCGATGGAGAGATCTTTCTCTGAGCTTTTCAAGAGACTGGAGAAGTACAAGGACGTTATCGAGGGTTACAAAAAG AATGAAGAGACTCTGAAAGCCTGTGCGCAGGACTACCTGGTGAGGATCAAAAAGGAGGAGCAGCGCTACCAGACGCTAAAAGCTCACGCTGAGGAGAAAATTGGCCT TGCAAATGCTGAAATTGCTGAGGTGCGCTCAAAGTTCAACTCCGAGGTGTCGGCTCTACAAGCTCAGCTGCGGCGGGAGCAGCTGAAGGTTCATTCGTTGGAGAAGAGCCTCGACCAGAAG gggAAGGAGGCTGAAGAGCTGACCAAACTTTGTGATGAACTTATCACCAAAGTTCAGAAGGGTTGA